Within Citromicrobium bathyomarinum, the genomic segment GCTCCGCCCATTGCAATTGCTCCCGTGCGAAGAGAGCAGGTTACCGGATTCGATCTGCGCGATCCATCCGCCGACCGGGTCAGCGAATGGTGTGTGCGTCACATCGCGCAGATCTCGCCGGACTGTTTCCCTTCATGCACGAGGTTGAAGCATCCCTGTGAAAAACCGTCAGAGGTGCAATAGCCATCGACCTCCTCGCCTATCTCCGCCGACGGATCGCGCGACCGACAAAAATGCTCGCAATCCGAACGGGATCGGCAACTCTTGTTAAAATCGGATGCCAGTCCAGCGCCAGGCATAGGTTCACCGGCCGGCGCCTGCGATGCTGGCGCCTGCTCGCTGAAGGTGGATGGCTGGTCAGGTGGATCGCAGGCCGCCAGCAGAAGAACCAGAAAAGCCGCTACTGCCGACCTGCTGACCATCAGAATTTCACAGGCCCGTCGAGCTCCTTCACGTTCCACGGCAGGCCGTGCTGGTTCAGCATCTCCATGAAGGGATCGGGATCGAACTGCTCCATGTTGAATACGCCGTCGCCATCCCACGTGCCCTGCACCATCATCGCAGAACCGATCATCGCGGGCACGCCGGTGGTGTAGCTGACCGCCTGGTTGCCGGTTTCCTCGTAAGCGGCTTCGTGGCTGCAGATATTGTTGATGTAGAACGTCTTCTCGCCGCTGCCGTCGAGCGCTTCGCCGGTCGCGATGACGCCGATATTGGTCTTGCCCTTGGTCGTTTCACCCAGGCTTTCGGGCTTGGGCAGCACGGCGGCGAGGAACTGCAGCGGGATGATGTCGCGGCCCTGGTACTTGACCGGCTCGATGCTGGTCATGCCCACGGCCTGCAGCACGCTGAGGTGCTTGATGTACTCATCGCCGAAGGTCATCCAGAAGCGGGCGCGCTCCAACTCCGGGACGAACTTCGCGAGGCTTTCCAGCTCCTCGTGATACATCATGTAGGCGTTCTTGGGGCCGACTTCCTCGAAGTCGAACTCGGTCTTCACCTGCATCGCGGGCGTTTCCACCCACTCGCCGTTTTCCCAGTGACGCGCGGGCGCGGTCACTTCGCGGATGTTGATTTCCGGGTTGAAATTGGTCGCAAACGCCTGCCCGTGGTCGCCGCCATTGCAGTCGAGAATGTCGAGCTGGCGGATGGTCTTGAGCTTGTGCTTC encodes:
- a CDS encoding saccharopine dehydrogenase family protein, translated to MAKVLVIGAGGVSSVCVHKMAMNKDIFSDIHLASRTKSKCDAIAASVKDRTGVEISTYEIDAEEVPAMVNLIKKIGPKLVVNLALPYQDLPIMDACLEAGVDYLDTANYEPKDEAKFEYHWQWAYQDRFKDAGLTALLGSGFDPGVTSVFTMWLKKHKLKTIRQLDILDCNGGDHGQAFATNFNPEINIREVTAPARHWENGEWVETPAMQVKTEFDFEEVGPKNAYMMYHEELESLAKFVPELERARFWMTFGDEYIKHLSVLQAVGMTSIEPVKYQGRDIIPLQFLAAVLPKPESLGETTKGKTNIGVIATGEALDGSGEKTFYINNICSHEAAYEETGNQAVSYTTGVPAMIGSAMMVQGTWDGDGVFNMEQFDPDPFMEMLNQHGLPWNVKELDGPVKF